In Musa acuminata AAA Group cultivar baxijiao chromosome BXJ3-9, Cavendish_Baxijiao_AAA, whole genome shotgun sequence, a single genomic region encodes these proteins:
- the LOC135648831 gene encoding hypothetical protein At1g04090-like: MSLPIQTSFKLPSPVPSWPPGGEFAQGIIDLGGLEVCQVSTFTQVWATHEGGQDGFGATFFKPSTVPSGFSVLGYYAQPNNQPLFGCVLVGRGSGDGDTLAQPSDYTLVWSSESSNINQDGRGYFWLPTPPEGYHAVGLVVTSSSEKPSVEEVRCVRSDLTDEPESDAYIWSTDGFSVDSLRPATRGINALGVPVGTFIARTNGAATSATLACLKNREANFSSMPNLRQVEALMQAYSPWIYFHPDEVYLPSSVSWFFDNGALLYQKGNQNPTPIDSGGSNLPQGDSNDGAYWIDLPADDGQKNKIKKGDISSTKLYLHIKPMLGATFTDVVIWIFYPFNGPAKAKLGLFNVSLGKIGEHVGDWEQLTLRISNFTGELRRLYFAEHSSGTWVDASQLDFQEGNKPVGYSSLHGHAMYSKPGLVLQGNSKLGIGIRNDTAKGNSIDSGRSFEVVAAEYMGSAVTEPAWLNYMREWGPKISYDISNELKKVEKLLPGKFRSRLESIINSLPDEVLREEGPTGPKEKRSWAMDEN; this comes from the exons ATGTCTCTCCCAATCCAAACATCCTTTAAGCTTCCATCTCCAGTACCATCTTGGCCACCAG GTGGGGAATTTGCCCAGGGGATAATAGATCTTGGAGGCCTGGAGGTGTGTCAAGTCTCCACGTTCACGCAAGTTTGGGCTACCCATGAAGGCGGCCAAGATGGCTTCGGTGCAACCTTCTTCAAACCTTCGACAGTCCCCAGTGGCTTCTCGGTGCTGGGCTACTACGCCCAACCGAACAACCAGCCTCTGTTTGGCTGCGTTCTGGTCGGGAGAGGTTCCGGCGACGGCGACACGCTCGCGCAGCCATCGGACTACACCCTTGTTTGGAGCAGCGAGTCATCTAACATCAATCAGGATGGTCGTGGCTACTTCTGGCTGCCGACGCCACCAGAAGGATACCATGCTGTCGGCCTTGTCGTCACGAGCTCATCGGAGAAGCCTTCGGTCGAGGAAGTCAGATGCGTGAGGAGCGACCTGACCGACGAGCCTGAGAGCGATGCATACATATGGAGCACTGATGGATTCAGTGTGGATAGCTTAAGGCCCGCTACAAGGGGCATTAATGCCCTCGGTGTGCCGGTTGGAACATTCATAGCCCGAACAAATGGAGCTGCGACTTCTGCAACATTGGCTTGTTTGAAGAACAGGGAGGCCAACTTCTCTTCCATGCCGAACCTTCGTCAAGTGGAGGCCCTCATGCAAGCTTACTCACCATGGATTTACTTCCACCCGGATGAGGTGTACCTCCCCTCATCTGTTAGCTGGTTCTTCGACAACGGTGCTCTGCTATACCAGAAAGGAAACCAGAATCCTACTCCTATAGACTCTGGTGGCTCAAATCTTCCCCAGGGGGATTCCAACGACGGCGCCTACTGGATAGATCTTCCGGCCGATGATGGCCAGAAGAATAAGATCAAGAAAGGAGACATTTCCAGCACGAAGTTGTACCTACACATCAAACCGATGCTCGGCGCGACCTTCACCGACGTCGTCATATGGATCTTCTATCCGTTCAATGGGCCTGCAAAAGCCAAGTTGGGGCTGTTCAACGTGTCACTGGGGAAGATAGGAGAGCATGTGGGTGACTGGGAGCAATTGACACTAAGGATAAGCAACTTCACCGGCGAGCTACGGAGGCTATATTTTGCCGAGCACAGCTCAGGGACTTGGGTGGATGCTTCCCAGCTCGATTTCCAGGAGGGGAACAAGCCCGTGGGGTATTCTTCATTGCATGGCCATGCTATGTACTCGAAGCCAGGCCTAGTCCTACAAGGGAATTCCAAACTGGGTATTGGCATCAGGAATGACACTGCGAAAGGTAACAGCATCGATAGCGGGCGGAGCTTCGAGGTGGTGGCGGCGGAGTACATGGGGTCGGCGGTCACAGAGCCTGCATGGCTGAACTACATGAGGGAGTGGGGGCCGAAGATAAGCTATGACATCTCGAACGAGCTCAAGAAAGTGGAGAAGCTGCTTCCTGGGAAGTTCAGGTCCAGGTTGGAGAGCATCATCAATAGTCTTCCCGATGAAGTTCTTCGGGAAGAAGGGCCTACCGGCCCAAAGGAGAAGAGAAGTTGGGCAATGGATGAGAACTAA